In Nakamurella antarctica, the following are encoded in one genomic region:
- a CDS encoding lysylphosphatidylglycerol synthase transmembrane domain-containing protein, whose amino-acid sequence MTAPLVSVHDQRVTTERSEDRGTGAHSAAPIEAAPIEAPDTPLEGNSSAPQGTFLEPAPNPAIRKGSWDDRWPVDGASPASTPPTDPQARAAKPAWRKCLNIIIVVAAVAVVFFVLRGKLPSLASIGAALQKARWEWIVVAAICTAASISLFAEQQRQLLKAFETRITRRRTTAITYASTALTNSLPAGAAVSAGFSFNQYRAAGASRATAATVMVLSGLISIATLVLLYLVVLSATAATSFITLVTENRALIIVIAVIFVVLVAVILRRAIRGPASLDGIRSTPRLDQFEIKWPKIAGIIRDGRETLRQAKHVKFKEWMWAILATSGKWALEGVCLLMCCLAFDIQIDLLQLAGLYLSVQLVRQIPLTPGGIGPVETALLVGLLTYGAGYGTATAAVLIYRVLSAWIIIPIGFALLAEMKRRDARREAASTAELV is encoded by the coding sequence GTGACAGCACCACTGGTGAGCGTGCACGATCAGAGAGTGACTACGGAGCGAAGCGAGGACCGCGGCACAGGCGCGCACTCTGCAGCTCCGATCGAGGCAGCTCCGATCGAGGCGCCTGATACCCCACTGGAAGGCAACAGCTCAGCACCGCAGGGCACCTTTCTGGAGCCGGCCCCCAACCCCGCGATCCGCAAAGGCAGCTGGGATGACCGCTGGCCGGTGGACGGCGCCAGCCCGGCAAGTACCCCTCCCACAGACCCCCAAGCCAGGGCAGCAAAGCCAGCATGGCGTAAGTGCCTCAATATCATCATTGTCGTTGCGGCGGTCGCTGTGGTGTTCTTCGTACTCCGAGGAAAGTTGCCCTCGCTGGCCTCCATTGGCGCGGCGTTGCAAAAAGCTCGCTGGGAATGGATCGTCGTCGCCGCAATCTGCACTGCAGCGTCCATATCGCTGTTTGCTGAACAACAACGGCAGCTCTTGAAAGCCTTCGAAACCCGCATTACCCGGCGTCGCACCACGGCGATCACCTACGCCAGCACCGCGCTGACCAATAGCCTGCCCGCCGGCGCCGCGGTATCCGCCGGATTCTCCTTCAATCAATACCGTGCCGCTGGCGCCAGCAGGGCAACCGCAGCCACCGTGATGGTTCTTTCCGGCCTGATCTCAATCGCCACCTTGGTGCTGCTCTACCTGGTGGTGCTCAGCGCCACCGCCGCTACATCATTCATCACTCTGGTGACGGAAAACCGTGCCCTCATCATCGTTATCGCTGTGATCTTCGTAGTGCTGGTAGCGGTAATCCTCCGGCGGGCCATCAGGGGCCCCGCCTCCCTCGACGGCATTCGGTCCACACCGCGACTGGATCAGTTCGAAATCAAGTGGCCCAAAATCGCCGGGATCATCCGGGATGGGAGGGAAACACTCAGGCAGGCGAAGCACGTCAAGTTCAAAGAGTGGATGTGGGCAATTTTGGCCACATCAGGAAAGTGGGCGCTCGAGGGAGTTTGCCTGCTGATGTGCTGCCTGGCGTTCGATATCCAGATCGACCTTCTCCAGCTGGCCGGGCTGTATCTGTCGGTTCAACTGGTCCGGCAAATCCCGTTGACCCCCGGTGGTATCGGCCCCGTCGAGACGGCACTTCTCGTGGGGCTGCTTACCTATGGCGCCGGTTACGGCACAGCGACAGCCGCCGTTCTCATCTATCGCGTCCTATCGGCGTGGATCATTATTCCGATCGGTTTCGCGTTGTTGGCCGAAATGAAGCGCCGTGATGCACGGCGGGAAGCCGCCAGCACCGCCGAACTCGTCTGA
- a CDS encoding YigZ family protein, protein MTPSNNSPSYLTISGTATAEIDVKRSRFVAVILPVSSDQAAKAIIDGQRRLHHAARHHCSAYILAPTILAPNILAPNILAPNILASYISADRPIGSAPALDAAATLDRPRAAGVNPARPASSEGSAPLSLATERANDDGEPAGTAGMPMLDVLRGAQLMDVIAVVTRYFGGTLLGAGGLVRAYSDAASAACKEAKPLRRSLFQLFAVAVDHARAGQVEAQLRNRSVRIHSVEYETNAVLTLAVEPHHTAELTSIVAGITAGAGTLRPVGYAWVQS, encoded by the coding sequence GTGACGCCTAGCAACAACAGCCCTTCCTACCTGACCATTTCTGGGACCGCCACGGCCGAGATCGACGTCAAACGATCCCGTTTCGTCGCGGTGATCCTTCCCGTGTCTTCCGATCAAGCCGCGAAGGCCATCATCGACGGGCAACGGCGGCTCCACCACGCCGCCCGTCATCATTGTTCGGCCTACATCCTTGCGCCAACCATCCTTGCGCCGAACATCCTTGCGCCGAACATCCTTGCGCCGAACATCCTTGCGTCGTACATCTCGGCCGACCGTCCTATCGGCAGCGCGCCAGCTTTAGACGCCGCAGCTACCCTCGACCGGCCCCGCGCCGCCGGCGTTAACCCCGCGCGCCCCGCAAGCTCCGAGGGCTCCGCGCCGCTGAGCCTTGCCACGGAACGGGCCAACGACGACGGCGAACCTGCCGGCACGGCCGGCATGCCCATGCTCGATGTGCTGCGTGGAGCTCAGCTGATGGACGTCATCGCGGTGGTCACCCGCTACTTCGGCGGCACCTTGCTCGGAGCTGGCGGTCTGGTCCGGGCCTACTCCGATGCCGCCTCCGCGGCGTGCAAAGAGGCCAAGCCATTACGGCGCAGCTTGTTCCAGCTGTTTGCCGTTGCAGTTGATCACGCCAGGGCCGGGCAGGTCGAAGCGCAACTACGTAATCGCAGCGTGCGGATACACAGCGTCGAGTACGAAACAAATGCCGTCCTCACACTTGCGGTCGAGCCTCACCACACAGCCGAACTCACCTCGATAGTTGCCGGCATCACTGCCGGCGCAGGCACCCTCCGACCCGTGGGGTACGCCTGGGTGCAGTCATGA
- a CDS encoding MOSC domain-containing protein → MSRDPHQTHLLGAIASLAVGPVDAVQHGRVEVPTAFRKLQTHGRTQLGPTGLAGDTQADLTVHGGPEKAVCVYPLEHYGHWEALLGVPLSPPAFGENITSKGLLEAEVFLGDIFTWGTAVVQVSQPRRPCFKIAAIHRRKDLAVLVEDSLRTGFYFRVLQPGFVQQEDPVTLTDVSPVGVSVRDVSQAMNGAKAGLLREDRIALLRRVLRSASVLPERWVPGLRSDLAELMEGPPETGFDAAASAAASESPVASGESARLLGPRDA, encoded by the coding sequence ATGAGCCGCGATCCCCACCAGACTCACCTGCTGGGCGCAATCGCATCGCTAGCCGTGGGCCCAGTCGATGCCGTGCAGCACGGGCGCGTCGAAGTTCCCACGGCGTTTCGAAAACTTCAGACCCACGGACGGACACAGCTCGGACCCACAGGCCTCGCCGGTGACACCCAGGCCGACCTCACCGTGCACGGCGGTCCCGAAAAGGCAGTCTGCGTCTACCCTCTGGAGCACTACGGGCATTGGGAGGCGCTCCTTGGCGTGCCCTTGTCACCCCCAGCGTTTGGTGAAAATATCACCAGCAAAGGGCTTCTCGAGGCGGAGGTTTTTCTCGGCGACATCTTCACCTGGGGTACTGCGGTGGTGCAGGTCAGCCAGCCGCGCCGCCCGTGCTTCAAAATCGCCGCCATCCACCGACGAAAAGATCTCGCAGTGTTGGTCGAGGACAGCCTGCGGACCGGCTTCTACTTCCGGGTCCTGCAACCGGGGTTCGTGCAGCAGGAAGACCCGGTAACACTCACGGATGTCAGCCCGGTAGGGGTGAGTGTCCGAGATGTCAGCCAAGCGATGAACGGCGCAAAGGCAGGACTCCTCCGAGAGGATCGGATCGCTCTGCTGAGAAGGGTCTTGCGCTCTGCTTCGGTGCTTCCCGAGCGCTGGGTGCCCGGCCTGCGTAGTGATCTCGCCGAGCTCATGGAAGGCCCACCCGAGACCGGTTTCGATGCGGCAGCTTCCGCTGCTGCGTCCGAATCGCCTGTCGCTTCGGGAGAGAGCGCTCGACTCCTGGGGCCCCGTGACGCCTAG
- a CDS encoding alpha/beta hydrolase — protein sequence MSPHPIDVLGPGWSAQTLELAPDSEGPVTATLVRRESREGEQKTPSRRAVLYVHGYIDYFFQTHLGDAWADHGYDFYALDLRKYGRSLRAHQTPNYITDLAAYDEELDEAVRIIRADGHDVVVVMAHSTGGLIVPLWANRRRGPHQIDGIILNSPWFDLNGNRFEQTILTRIVNVIGRFRPKQIVSKLPSHYARSLHQSANGTWDFNLAWKPFNGFPVRAGWLRAIRKAHAELNAGISIDVPILVCASDASGNHRRASPELTHTDCVLNVQHMVDGAPRLGKDVTLVHIPGGIHDLALSALPVRTQFFDEVFAWAKTHLPDKPASTGNLDTGSLDTGSLDT from the coding sequence ATGAGCCCACATCCAATCGACGTTCTTGGTCCAGGCTGGAGCGCTCAGACTTTGGAGCTCGCTCCGGACTCCGAAGGACCCGTCACCGCCACGTTGGTCCGAAGAGAGTCGAGGGAAGGGGAGCAAAAAACGCCCAGCCGACGCGCAGTTCTGTACGTCCACGGCTACATCGACTACTTCTTCCAAACCCACCTCGGCGACGCGTGGGCCGATCACGGTTACGACTTCTACGCGTTGGACCTGCGTAAATACGGTCGTTCGTTGCGCGCGCACCAAACACCGAACTACATCACCGATCTTGCCGCCTACGACGAGGAACTCGACGAAGCAGTTCGCATCATTCGTGCTGACGGACACGACGTAGTCGTCGTCATGGCGCACTCCACCGGGGGCCTTATCGTCCCGCTGTGGGCCAACCGGCGACGTGGGCCGCACCAGATCGACGGCATCATTTTGAACAGCCCCTGGTTCGATTTGAACGGCAACCGTTTCGAACAAACCATTCTCACGCGAATAGTCAATGTGATTGGCAGATTCCGTCCGAAGCAGATTGTGTCAAAGCTCCCCAGTCACTACGCCCGGTCATTGCACCAGAGCGCCAACGGAACCTGGGATTTCAATCTTGCCTGGAAGCCATTTAACGGCTTCCCGGTGCGTGCCGGTTGGCTTCGCGCTATCAGGAAAGCGCACGCGGAGCTGAACGCGGGAATCTCCATCGATGTACCAATTTTGGTGTGCGCCTCCGATGCCAGCGGTAACCATCGACGTGCAAGCCCCGAGCTCACGCACACCGACTGCGTCCTCAACGTGCAGCACATGGTTGACGGCGCCCCTCGGTTGGGCAAGGACGTCACCCTCGTTCACATCCCCGGCGGTATCCACGATCTAGCGCTTTCGGCTCTTCCTGTCCGAACACAGTTCTTCGACGAGGTTTTCGCCTGGGCGAAAACCCACCTTCCCGACAAGCCCGCCTCCACCGGCAACCTCGACACCGGCAGCCTCGACACCGGCAGCCTCGATACATGA
- a CDS encoding TM0106 family RecB-like putative nuclease, with product MFLLDSVVGFSASDLTEAASCEFAAARKLDGLLRHDKHTTPTDKMMDRTAELGLAHEKRVLAQLREGDGGGVAPSFVEIEFPRVWTYDELLSKHAQTVAALNAGTDIVYQGTFFDGTFYGRADFLVRLEDGYQVVDTKLARSTKIPALLQIAAYADQLIKAGLSTSKQIRLIRGDGTSDFHDIAEIRAVYLDRRRRFEEMIADRHLATSEIEWNSAEYVACGSCDICAVEVLAHDDLRRVAKMTMAQRRKLMACGIRTMHELASRQDIDAKIPERTLKTLQAQALLQCRNLTGDTGTDVLYDVFNPAVLAELPPPDAGDIYFDFEGDPLWAENDSPVWGLEYLFGVVERIEGLPEAEVGEFKPFWAHTRAEEKRALQDFLAYVEARRARYPNMHIYHYAPYETTALKRLSLRHGTGEDSVDNLLRQGVFVDLYGVVRSSLRVSQPSYSIKKLEPLYMGDELRNEDGVTNAADSIVGYHEYCEMRDGGDTVGALTRLSEIGDYNFYDCKSTLKLHRWLLERAADAGIASTFDPSKSDISAIEATSETTETTELAEALLSAAGEGKRSDINQAIAMAGAALGYHAREDKPVWWAHYARLIQPPDEWMDERGSLVADRGAEIHEDWNVPKGARTQKRIVKLTGTRAPGSNLAVADDMYALYDNPVEPMKVGANGGRGWIGAKITQIEPGTDGIDVVYIQESVGKDADPFDTLPMAVTPGAPLPTTSQRAAIRALAQQVSEVMPDLPAQPAIDILARRPPRLRGDASLPAVAESPDGYITAITDAVKLLDNSYLAVQGPPGTGKTYVGSRVIATLVAQGWKIGVVAQSHAAVENVLEAVVSAGVPASQIAKKIKGTKPVPWQQPDKAPEWAKFIHLQQGGWVMGGTAWDLTSEKKIPPGTLDLLVIDEAGQYSLANTLAVSRATQRLLLLGDPAQLPQVSQGIHPEPVDLSALGWLADGQRVLPDRYGYFLETSWRMHPALCTSVSDLSYDGKLSSEHSASDRKLEGVRPGVQIKSVLHEGNSVVSSEEAAKVLRQVQLLLGRDWTSALGAPPRPLEESDFLVVAPYNAQVACIKKVLSEAKYPHIPVGTVDKFQGQEAPVVIVSMTASAADDVPRGIDFLLSRNRLNVAISRGQWSAIIIASPGLTDFLPTTPAGLGELGAFLTLCRSARGGTDGEAT from the coding sequence ATGTTTTTGTTGGACAGCGTGGTGGGGTTTAGCGCGAGCGACCTGACGGAAGCCGCATCGTGCGAATTTGCTGCTGCCAGGAAGTTGGATGGGCTGCTCCGGCATGACAAACACACCACTCCAACCGACAAAATGATGGACCGGACCGCAGAACTAGGACTCGCGCACGAGAAGCGGGTCCTCGCCCAACTCCGAGAAGGCGACGGCGGCGGCGTGGCACCGTCTTTCGTGGAGATCGAATTTCCCCGCGTGTGGACCTATGACGAGCTCCTGAGCAAACACGCCCAAACAGTTGCGGCGCTCAATGCTGGCACCGACATCGTCTACCAGGGAACCTTTTTCGATGGCACCTTCTACGGTCGCGCAGACTTCTTGGTCCGCCTGGAAGACGGGTACCAAGTCGTCGACACCAAGCTGGCGAGATCCACCAAAATTCCTGCGCTGCTTCAGATTGCTGCCTACGCCGATCAACTAATCAAGGCAGGACTCTCAACCTCGAAGCAGATCCGGCTCATCCGCGGTGATGGCACGAGCGATTTTCACGACATCGCAGAGATTCGAGCGGTCTACCTCGACCGCAGGCGGCGTTTCGAGGAGATGATTGCCGACCGCCACCTCGCTACATCGGAAATCGAGTGGAACAGCGCGGAGTACGTCGCCTGCGGCTCGTGCGATATCTGCGCTGTTGAGGTCCTGGCCCATGACGACCTTCGCCGCGTCGCAAAGATGACGATGGCGCAACGCCGGAAGCTGATGGCGTGCGGTATCCGCACCATGCACGAACTCGCGTCAAGGCAGGATATTGACGCCAAGATTCCGGAGCGGACTCTCAAGACGTTGCAAGCGCAGGCGTTGCTGCAGTGCCGAAACCTCACCGGTGACACGGGCACAGATGTTCTCTACGACGTCTTCAATCCAGCGGTTCTAGCTGAGTTGCCACCGCCGGACGCTGGCGATATCTACTTTGATTTCGAAGGTGATCCGCTCTGGGCCGAGAACGACTCCCCCGTCTGGGGACTGGAGTACCTATTCGGGGTTGTCGAGCGCATCGAAGGTCTCCCCGAAGCCGAGGTCGGAGAATTCAAGCCCTTCTGGGCGCACACTCGCGCGGAAGAAAAGCGGGCGCTCCAAGACTTCCTCGCCTACGTCGAAGCTCGCCGAGCGCGCTACCCCAACATGCACATCTATCACTACGCGCCCTACGAGACAACCGCTTTGAAAAGGTTATCGTTGCGCCACGGTACGGGCGAAGATTCCGTCGACAACCTCCTGCGCCAGGGTGTTTTCGTCGACCTTTACGGCGTCGTGCGTTCGTCACTGCGCGTTTCGCAACCCTCTTACTCCATCAAAAAGCTTGAACCGCTCTACATGGGCGACGAGCTGCGGAATGAAGACGGGGTGACAAACGCTGCTGATTCGATCGTCGGGTATCACGAGTACTGCGAAATGCGCGACGGTGGCGACACCGTCGGTGCGCTGACCCGGCTCAGCGAGATAGGCGATTACAACTTCTACGACTGCAAATCCACTCTCAAGCTGCACCGATGGCTGCTGGAGCGCGCCGCTGACGCAGGAATTGCGTCTACCTTTGATCCGTCAAAGTCGGATATCAGTGCCATCGAAGCGACTTCGGAAACCACCGAAACCACAGAGCTTGCTGAGGCGCTACTTTCCGCTGCGGGCGAGGGCAAGCGGTCCGACATCAACCAGGCTATTGCGATGGCCGGGGCCGCGCTCGGGTACCACGCTCGCGAGGACAAACCGGTGTGGTGGGCTCACTATGCACGGCTCATCCAACCTCCGGACGAATGGATGGACGAACGCGGCTCTCTTGTCGCTGACCGTGGGGCCGAGATTCACGAGGACTGGAACGTGCCCAAGGGCGCGCGCACCCAAAAGCGAATCGTCAAGCTCACAGGAACCCGTGCTCCAGGGTCGAATTTGGCCGTGGCGGACGATATGTACGCCCTCTACGACAACCCCGTCGAGCCGATGAAGGTCGGCGCCAATGGTGGGCGCGGCTGGATCGGTGCCAAAATCACTCAGATCGAACCCGGCACCGACGGGATCGACGTCGTGTACATACAAGAGAGCGTCGGCAAAGACGCCGACCCCTTCGACACGCTGCCCATGGCAGTGACGCCGGGGGCCCCGTTGCCCACCACGTCGCAGCGTGCCGCAATTCGCGCACTCGCCCAGCAGGTATCGGAGGTGATGCCGGATCTTCCCGCTCAACCCGCCATCGACATCCTTGCGCGGCGACCTCCCCGGCTGCGTGGCGACGCCAGTCTCCCTGCCGTAGCTGAAAGCCCTGACGGCTACATCACCGCAATCACCGACGCCGTAAAGCTTCTCGACAATTCCTACCTCGCTGTCCAAGGGCCGCCCGGTACTGGAAAGACCTACGTCGGTTCTCGCGTCATAGCCACGTTGGTAGCCCAGGGGTGGAAGATCGGTGTGGTCGCCCAATCGCACGCGGCGGTGGAGAACGTCCTCGAGGCCGTGGTGAGTGCGGGCGTGCCGGCATCCCAGATTGCCAAGAAAATTAAAGGCACCAAGCCCGTCCCGTGGCAACAGCCCGATAAAGCACCTGAATGGGCGAAGTTCATTCACCTGCAGCAGGGTGGCTGGGTGATGGGTGGAACCGCTTGGGATCTGACAAGCGAGAAGAAGATCCCGCCGGGCACGCTCGATCTCCTCGTCATCGACGAGGCAGGCCAATACAGCCTCGCCAACACTCTCGCCGTCTCTCGGGCAACGCAGCGATTATTACTGCTCGGCGACCCTGCGCAACTGCCACAGGTCAGCCAGGGAATCCACCCCGAACCGGTGGACCTGTCAGCTTTGGGATGGCTCGCCGACGGGCAGCGGGTACTGCCTGATCGCTACGGCTATTTCCTCGAAACGAGTTGGCGGATGCATCCCGCTTTGTGCACTTCCGTGTCAGACCTTTCCTATGACGGGAAACTGTCCTCCGAGCACTCCGCCTCGGACCGCAAGCTGGAAGGGGTCAGGCCCGGGGTGCAGATCAAAAGCGTGCTGCACGAGGGCAATTCCGTCGTCAGCAGCGAGGAGGCAGCGAAGGTTCTGCGGCAGGTTCAGCTACTCCTGGGCCGAGATTGGACCTCGGCACTCGGCGCACCCCCACGACCGCTGGAAGAGTCCGACTTCCTGGTAGTGGCCCCGTACAACGCTCAGGTGGCCTGCATCAAAAAGGTGCTGTCCGAAGCAAAATACCCGCACATTCCGGTGGGAACCGTCGACAAGTTCCAGGGCCAGGAGGCACCGGTCGTCATCGTCAGCATGACGGCCTCTGCCGCAGACGACGTGCCACGCGGTATCGACTTCCTCCTTTCGCGCAACCGTCTCAACGTCGCCATTTCGCGGGGGCAGTGGTCGGCGATCATCATTGCCTCCCCCGGATTGACCGACTTCCTACCCACCACCCCAGCCGGTTTGGGCGAGCTGGGTGCGTTCCTGACCCTCTGCAGATCGGCTCGCGGTGGCACGGATGGTGAGGCCACGTGA
- a CDS encoding DUF427 domain-containing protein: MRAVWNNQVIAESDATVVVENNQYFPLTSVKPEYLKASKTQSTCPWKGTASYYSLVVDGQENTDAAWYYPSPKDAAKEIKDHVAFWRGVKIEA; encoded by the coding sequence ATGCGCGCAGTATGGAACAACCAGGTCATCGCAGAGTCGGACGCCACCGTCGTGGTCGAGAACAACCAGTACTTCCCCCTTACCAGCGTCAAGCCGGAATACTTGAAGGCGAGCAAGACCCAGTCCACGTGTCCGTGGAAAGGCACCGCGTCGTACTACAGCCTGGTAGTTGACGGACAGGAAAACACCGACGCCGCTTGGTATTACCCAAGCCCCAAGGATGCGGCCAAGGAAATCAAGGATCACGTCGCGTTCTGGCGCGGGGTAAAGATCGAGGCCTGA
- the pta gene encoding phosphate acetyltransferase, with the protein MSRSVYVASGEGNSGKSTVALGLLDQLAHQVGRVGVFRPVARATDEADYVVEMLLAHPAMDQPYDSAIGITYAEQHRNPEGALSAIINRYHQMAAGFDVVLILGSDYTDVSTGSELAFNAAVAANLGAPVVLVVHGSNRQPADVRLAADLARAELDASHAHLVAVIANRVRPEDLGAVRDALAADNGLGVGAIPEEPVLVAPTVSALMHAAQGHLVRGNPEWLERESLNFVVAAMSLPNVLIRLRESTTVIAPGDRYDLLPGLMMAHHSATYPALAGIVLTGGYTPPEPIQRLLEGFKDDLPVMVSDLDTFKTASTLALVRGRLTAASRTKKQTALRLFAENVDVATLLNAIDLPPDTTVTPLMFQFQLIDRARADRKRIVLPEGSDDRILQAADSLLRLGVADLTILGNEAEILGRATSLGLSLTSAQIVSPNDPELVERFAEEYTRIRAHKGMTLERAREIVCDVSYFGTMMVHVGLADGMVSGAAHTTAHTIKPAFEIVKTAPGTKIVSSVFLMCLADRVLVYGDCAVNPDPTAEQLADIAISSAATAEQFGVSPRVAMLSYSTGTSGTGADVDKVRAATGFVRERMPNLLVEGPIQYDAAVDPDVARSKMPDSAVAGHATVLIFPDLNTGNNTYKAVQRSAHAVAIGPVLQGLNKPVNDLSRGALVVDIVNTVAITAIQAQAGNGTRET; encoded by the coding sequence ATGTCGCGCAGCGTGTACGTCGCCTCCGGCGAAGGCAATTCCGGTAAGTCAACGGTGGCGTTGGGTCTGCTGGATCAGCTAGCGCATCAGGTGGGCAGGGTCGGGGTTTTCCGACCGGTAGCCAGAGCAACCGACGAAGCCGATTACGTGGTCGAGATGCTGCTCGCGCACCCTGCGATGGATCAGCCCTACGACAGCGCGATCGGAATCACCTACGCCGAACAGCACCGCAACCCCGAAGGTGCGTTATCTGCCATCATCAATCGGTATCACCAGATGGCTGCAGGTTTTGATGTGGTGCTCATTCTCGGCAGCGACTACACGGACGTGTCGACCGGTAGCGAGCTTGCTTTCAACGCTGCCGTAGCGGCGAACCTCGGTGCCCCTGTCGTGCTGGTGGTCCACGGTAGTAACAGGCAGCCGGCGGATGTTCGGTTGGCGGCAGATCTTGCGCGGGCCGAACTCGATGCCTCACACGCCCACCTCGTGGCCGTGATCGCGAACAGGGTCCGCCCGGAAGATCTCGGCGCGGTGCGCGACGCGCTCGCAGCCGACAACGGCTTGGGAGTGGGAGCGATCCCGGAGGAACCCGTACTGGTGGCGCCCACGGTCAGCGCTCTGATGCATGCGGCTCAGGGGCATCTGGTCCGTGGCAACCCCGAGTGGCTCGAGCGGGAATCTCTCAATTTTGTGGTTGCTGCGATGTCGTTGCCCAACGTGCTGATCCGACTGCGCGAATCCACCACGGTGATAGCCCCGGGCGATCGGTATGACCTGCTACCGGGCCTGATGATGGCCCACCATTCCGCGACGTATCCGGCGCTGGCTGGCATTGTGCTTACCGGCGGCTACACGCCACCGGAGCCAATCCAGCGGCTGCTCGAGGGTTTCAAGGATGATCTGCCGGTGATGGTCAGCGATCTCGACACCTTCAAAACCGCCTCGACGCTGGCGCTGGTCCGCGGCAGACTCACCGCCGCGTCACGGACCAAGAAGCAGACGGCCTTGCGCCTCTTTGCGGAGAACGTCGACGTGGCAACTCTTTTGAACGCCATCGATCTACCGCCTGATACCACCGTCACGCCGTTGATGTTCCAATTTCAGCTCATCGACCGGGCCCGTGCCGACCGCAAACGCATCGTGTTGCCAGAGGGGTCTGACGACCGAATTCTGCAGGCGGCGGACTCTCTCCTGCGGCTCGGTGTTGCAGACCTCACTATCCTGGGCAACGAGGCCGAAATCCTCGGTAGGGCAACGTCCTTGGGTCTGAGCTTGACCTCCGCCCAGATCGTGTCTCCGAACGACCCAGAGTTGGTCGAGCGGTTTGCCGAGGAGTACACCCGGATCCGTGCGCACAAGGGGATGACTCTCGAGCGGGCTCGCGAAATCGTCTGTGACGTATCGTATTTCGGTACCATGATGGTGCATGTGGGGTTGGCCGATGGCATGGTCTCGGGGGCCGCTCACACCACCGCCCACACCATCAAGCCGGCGTTCGAAATAGTTAAAACGGCGCCAGGAACGAAGATAGTTTCTAGCGTCTTCCTGATGTGTCTGGCTGATCGGGTGCTCGTGTACGGGGATTGCGCCGTGAACCCTGATCCAACGGCAGAACAACTTGCAGATATTGCGATCTCGTCTGCCGCGACCGCCGAACAATTTGGTGTCTCGCCCCGGGTTGCGATGCTGTCGTACTCAACCGGCACCTCCGGTACGGGAGCAGATGTCGACAAAGTCAGGGCCGCAACCGGTTTTGTCCGCGAACGGATGCCGAACCTACTCGTAGAAGGCCCGATCCAGTACGACGCCGCAGTTGATCCAGATGTTGCGCGCAGCAAAATGCCTGATTCGGCGGTGGCGGGCCACGCCACTGTGTTGATCTTCCCCGACCTCAACACGGGCAACAACACCTACAAGGCCGTGCAGCGCAGCGCTCACGCGGTGGCGATCGGCCCAGTTCTGCAGGGACTGAACAAACCAGTGAATGACCTTTCTCGCGGCGCCTTGGTCGTCGACATCGTCAATACTGTTGCCATCACTGCGATTCAGGCTCAGGCTGGCAACGGAACACGGGAGACCTGA